From Gossypium raimondii isolate GPD5lz chromosome 11, ASM2569854v1, whole genome shotgun sequence:
AAACCCTCTACCACGCCCATTATAGAATCGACCACCACGAGCCGGCTCTATCATCAACGGCGACGGCACAGATTCTGTAATATTAGCTTGAATCGGTACCTCTTGAATCACTCGCAGCTGTCAATTTTCATACTCAAGAAACACATCCAAAAGGTGTTGAAAAGGTAACGGTTCAGCCGAAAATGACTCCAACGTAATCATTGCATCAAATTCCGGTGGAAGACTTGCCAAAataacttcaaattttttttacctctGAGACCCGAGAGCCTGAGGCATCAAGCAGGGCACAAGTATTTTGGATTCGTGCAACATACTTTGTAATCGAAAGATTACATTTCTTAAGAGAGTGCAACTTATCACGGATTTTGGACACTTTCACACTTGTGACCATCGCAAACAAATGAGTGGTCGTAGTCCACACATCACACGCTGTTCGGGCATCAGTGAAAGAGGACAACAAGGAGGGATGTATGGTAGAGAGCAACCAGGAAGAAAGCAGACGATCTTATTGAGTGTACGCCGACGCATGTGGATTAGAAACAAGAGATCCATCAATCGATTGCACAAACCAGGCGGAGAAGGTAAGGTCCCATCCAAAAAACCTGTTAATTCGTAACATTCAACAATCAATCGGATGTGTTGCTGCCACTGAATGAAACTACTATTGTCTAGTTTAATTGTGTCATGACGAGGAAACGAATGGATGATTCGATCACCAGTAAACGTCAAGCAACCAGGCTTGACTGAAACAGAATCAGTAGAAGTAGTcatgaaaatgaagaaagaaacagaaatacaagaaaaaaatcAGAGCTCCAGGACCAAGGCGACTGATACCATGTTAAAATCTTTCAATGAACAAAGTATGACTGTATTGATCAAGAAAATAGGTATTTGTTCCTTCCTCtaccattaaaatatttatagattacATGAGTTTAGCTATTGTTCATAACTGTTGCTAACAGATTTATAGATTGATGAGAATAACAAACTAACTGCTGAACTGACTCCTAACAATACTAACcgctattattttatattttaagactGTTAAATCATTTTGAAAGTTGTAGTCTTGATGCGGATATGTTCGACCATAATATATGGGAGCAAAGTCAACTTTGTGGCTGAAGAATTACTTAATACGTTAAACTCAAGACGAGTTTCCTTGTTCTCGGTTACTATGACGGGTATGAGAATGTATTGATGGAATGAATACGTGTTCCTCCGAAGCAAGATACGTAGCATTTTTGGCCCATTTGTTCCCAAACTGTGCCTGCAACTCTACAACTACCCTCTCTTCCTCCATCGTAAACTTGCACAAGAAGACTGACAGAAACTGAAGACCACTTCTTCAAGTTGGGTCCAAGTTTCTTAACCCAACAGAAACGGCATGATTTTGCCAGTTGTCGGGTACAATTGGAGATAATTAGTTGGCTTATTACactactcaaaattttaaagcaagTGGCTGAATAACAACACAATTGCAtgtagaaagaaagaaaataaggaatTGCTGTGCAAAATGCTATCAATCTATTGTTTGTCAGAGGCAGCACTGACTGCAGTGGTATCAGCACAAATTCTAATCATCAATCACCTGTTGGTCGATCTCTATTTGCACACATTTTCCATCAAGTTTAGATTTAGTTGTATAAAGTTTAGTGCTTAGAAGTTCCTTGTCATTAGAATTGTCAGTTTCTATAGCTGCAACTTCAGTAGCTGGTTGAATGGTTTTGGAATGTTTCCGAGGGTTCAACCACATTGTTGTCAACCGTCTTTTCTTCATCACCAACAGTTCTCAAATTAACATGGTCTCCATATCTGACGGGAGGGCAGCGTCAGTAGTATGATTCTTACTTCTACTCATCCTCATTTTCAAATGCCATAGGTTTCAGCCCTATCAAAGCACTTGTGGCTCCACAGTTCGGGGCACTGATGGGGAAGCTTTCTCAGAAGTGGACATGGATGCCACTGCAGGTTCATTACTGCTGCCGCCGAAGCCATCCCAATGAGTTACTGTACATGGCTCAAGAAGCTGTCCTGTTTGAGGAATATCATTTGGTTGTGCCATCACACTTCTTATGGCAGTTTTTGTTAAAGATTTCTTCACATCCATTTTGACCTCTTAAAGCATTCTTACCAGCATTGTCTCTATAGCTCTGAAAAGACATCATTACCAGCTGCTACAACCTCCTTGAAATCATCCATCTCAGATATGGAGAAATACTACTGATATTCCTTCTAAACTACCATTTATACCAACTACATGATAATTGATTGACTGCACAAATCATTTGCAATACCAGTAGGAGCTTCACTGCAATCTGCAATACCATTTTTATGACTAGACAATATTATGTTCCCTTTCATATACTGAGCCTCATTAACCAATCCTCTATCTTGCCAAATGGCGTTGTTGGTTTGTTTCTGAAAAGGACCAACTagcgaatttaaaaaaaaatctcttaatCCAAAAAAGTATTCAACACTACGgctataataaatttaaaaaaaaattaatacaattttatctaattactcTAGTATTTCATATTTGTTGGATTATTTCCTCTctaaaattaaacacattttTCTTGTCATCATTGACCatgtaatttagttaaatatttagaagattaaaatataaataaatttttaaattatttaaattaaattaaaaataaagtacaatgttttaaaaataaaatacatgtcttaaaatttttttaaaatagattaataaaatatcatataattatattttaaaaagtaaaatacatgtcttaaaattaaaatactatttttattctataaaaattaaaatcagttATCCTATTAAACTTTACATTCACatcattaacattttttttattattacaatattgaaggaaaaagaagtgaagcaaaatttgaactttaagtataataaaaatttgaaaaaaaaaattaatctgaTCTTTTATAACTGGAAATATATAGTGCAGTACGCATACTTCTGCCATCATTGTCCGAAAACAAAACAATCTTCCTAGTTTCAGGATGATGtcgaattttctaaaaattgcCGCTCTCAAAACTTGCCCAACACGAAACATTTAAAGCCCTCCATAGCATGGTAGAGCtgcaaaatattttgtattcaCTTCCATTGACTCCTTACATTGTCGGCAGATTTTTTATGGAGGGTGCAGGGCCACCATTTTCATCTGGCTCTTATCTGCAGCCATTCTGTTTCACTGAACTACGGACAATCTACAGGGCAAGCTCACTACAAAATCCAGGACAGGGTTTGCTTAGTCTTTTGTTAGGAAACGAAGAACATGGAGCAGTTTTGAGTTTGCACCACATATCAATGACACCAATTATCCAAATCATAATCAAACTTAATGCTGACTGAGAATTGTACCTGCCGTGTAGTCTTCAAACATGGTAATTGCGTAGCCTTTAGGCGGAAACTTTAAACAGAGTCCACAATTTACTATAGAACACTGAACTAGAAAACAGAACACGGTAAAAACAAAGAAGATTACGCCACATAATGATTTTCCTGGCAAAGGATCTGAGCATCTAACCTGAAGCAGCTTTCTGCTCCATATTCCCAATCAGATGCATATATAGAAGTCATAGATCATCAGAGATTTCAgtataattatcaaataatagATGGCAACATCATGTCTCCCAAGAAATGCACATCCTAACAAATTAAGGCCCATGCTCTGCTATGGTGTGTGTGCATGCGCATGTATGTGCACATGCAGGCATGTGGATGAGAGGGGGAAAATAGCTGCTACAGCTGCAACACATCAAATCAGTTAACTTAAAAATCACAAACCTCAATCCAAAAAGAAGTATTAACATATCCCAATCGATACATGCGCCAAAgtgaattttttaatgattcaCAGAATCTGGTTATAGCAAGATTTGGGATTCATAAGtttcaaatataaacaaattacaCATTTCGACTGTAAAGGCTGCTGTAGATGCATTGACTATTCACTCTATATGCTTGTATATGCATACATCAATCTATGTATATTCTATATATTCTCTTTCACCCTTCTAAAAAGCAAAGCATGTTAGATATTCGTGCACCtctagttaaaataatttatgtactGTAGTTAACCCAACAAAATGTCAAATCATGCCAAAGAGATGATTAGTTCTATAGCCAACCTAATTGTCATCATAAACACGTTTTTAATTTGAACTCCTATCATGTAATTTTAGCTGCATATATGACAGAGATGAGACTCAGCCAAGAGGACTTAGTTATTCTAGTTTCACTACTTATTGCTGCATTCATAATGGaaagataaagaaaattaatctAATCAATCCTTCCATTATTTGAGTCATGGTCTCTCTAATTGTGATATTTCTAAGCCATACAAAGAAACTTCCCCAAGACTAAACCTTGTCATGAGAGGCATCCAAGAGCAGTTTCTTTTTTTAGAGAGAAGACACAAACAACACTTAGACAAACGTATAAAGCATAGAGATCAATCACAAAACCGTAACCCAACAATATATGAGCAGTAGCTCAAGTATGCCCGCGTTTTCAGAACCACTTAATCCGTTAATTATAAGCAAGTTCACAGGACTACTAAAGCCGTTAATCCAATCTGTTTATCGCTAACATGCAGTCAATACTATTCAACCCGTTAACTACTAACACTAGCTCATGTCTACTCGATCCAATATATAATCAACACACGCTcctaaacatgcaaattagaaagaacaaagaactaaataagaaagaaacaaaTGCACATCAAATACAAATATGCATTCCAAACTTTCTGGGACGGTAAATAGTTATTATGATCTAACATTTAAACAAGTTCAATGAACAACTAACAAGCGTTCATAATTTATCCAAGAACTAAAAGATCTCCTGAAAAACAATTTCCTTTTACATAAACTGAAAAGGTTAAAATCCTAGTTATGAAACTGGTAAGTCATATTTACAATCTGTATCTTCTCAACAAGATTCATAATATAACAGTCTCTCACCATCCCTCTAAGTTCTAACTTCATCATGGATTAGACAAAAAAACAAGATACATTAGTTAACATCTGATCCGATCCCTACAAGCTCATCCTACagctgaaaagaaaataaaaaggaaaaagtttagCAGTCCCCCTGATCCCCCACCTTCCAAATTCACAGTTTTAGCAGCAACCCCATCTAGCCCTGCAATCACCAAAATCGAACCTTTACTCAAAATCATTTGACTACGCAAGTAAAAAGATTAAACATTTTGAACAGCAGAACATCAGACCTTTACAGGAGCCTCCGTGACTCTGTAACAATCAGGCGTTACTGAAGCTAGCCACAATCCAGGAAACACGCACTACAAAGGATTCATAAAGAATTAGAACAATTCAAACTTTGGAAGATCgataaagaagaaataaaaaacttcctttcaaaaaaataagaaaagaaaaaaaaaaaactcacatCGAGTTGTTTCTGCACACTCTTGGCTCGCTTCTTTGGCCTTCTAGAGGCCTTCGACCCGGTCATAGCAAAGATATCATCATCAATTTCGTCTCTAGAGAGAGAAACTGAGAACTTTTgtttcttctccttcttctcaGCCGCTTTCGATTCGGTTACGTTCCTAGATCGCGTCGCTTCCGATCTATGAGTTTTGTTCTCGTGCGCCGCAGCTCCGATCTTGAGCGAGCTTCCATTATGATTCAGAGGCTTATAAATCGGCTTCCGAGGCCTCAGATTCCAAGTTTTGGGAACCAATTCTTCAATGTCTTCAGTAATCAAGCTCTGATCTCCTACATCCGCAACCTCGTCAACAGACTTGTCATTCTTGGCTGGAAAACGTATATAGATCTTCGATCTAGCGTCCGATGGATCAACTTTCTTATCGGAGTTACAATCAACCAAAACATCAGAACCATCGATGAATTTCCTCTCTGATTTTCCAGTTCTATGATCAGGAGAAAAACCTGAAGAATGTCCAATCTTTGAGCGAGCTTCGCACACCGGATTGACCTTCCGGTTATTGTCGGACTCAGAACCACTCTCTCCACGTTGAGGGGATTTGTGCAAAGAATCGGAGAGTTTCCGAAGGCGGTGGTTGCTAGTGTGGTTCATGGCCCATTTAAGGTCATGCAATTGGAAGTTATGAAGAGGCTGAGATTTCAAAgccgaagaagaagaagaagaagccatTACAGTGTCGGTTTTGCTTCTGTTTGAATTCCGTTTCCTTTCTGAGATTGAAGGAAACACCACCGATCGATAGAacatggaaaaaaaatgaactgTCTGTTTTCTCGACTGAAACAAAACCAAAAGCTAagcaatttattttgtaaaaaggaGATGTTGTCTGTCTGAGTTCCTAGGAAGAAGGGGGAGTTTGTCTACGGAAATTAGAATCAAACAACAAAGGTTGTTTTTACTTACCGTTCTACCCTTCTACATCTGCGTCTTTACTTCACCGTTTGGATCGGTTTTTAAGTAAGTTGAAGATGGAATATAAGATGTAACGAATGAAAAACAAGAAACATTCCaaactcaaacttaaaaatataatgtgaaaATTAAGAGACTTTGgtacataaaaaacaaaacttacaacttttaactattaaaatcatttcatcGTTGGCTGCTTTTTAACAAtcacaaaatattattaaaaaccaCAACTTTagagaatttattaaaatttattatagatAATTACAAACTAtatcatttataaaaattatttatataattattttaaaactattgaaaattacaaaatactataaaatattatagaaataagtataaaaacaaattagaaatgtacctaaaatattttaaaattttaaatataataatacacgaaatatttttataaattctcCTTCTAAAcgcaaaaatagaaaagataaccacctaaatctcaaattttatatttcatttgtcAACATTATCAAAAGCCGACACGTGTGAGTCGTGTTAAAACATCTTTATGCAAATGTTGCGTAGGTGGCTTACGGGCTTCCCAATGCCTTGTATTTTCAAGGGTAAATTTGGTTGCTAATTTTCAATTCcagttaaaattatttacaatttgggtatttcatcttcaaattattaataaattaacattgaattaattatttatttcttgattaaattatatataaaaatttcaagattataatttgttcaaaattcttatatttttcagatatttaaaatttaatctctcagtatttttattttaagaatttttcaattaaaaatttaaattcatttgttaacactattaaaattcttttattaatttgatcgtgtgacattttaaaattaaaaagaaaaaactcacTTGATATTCATGCAAcacaaaaataacattataatgaACTCGGatttaataaagaattttaacGCTACTAACAATCCTTAAAAATTCACATCTTCAtgctaattaaaataaagtatttagacTGACTAATGGCATTATAAAATTGAGGTATCAAAATATGTAAAgattaaagtatataaattaaatctcaaatttaaataaaatatagggataaattaaaatttaattatttttataattaaaagaaatagaaagattGGAATTGGAATTGACTCAATCTcgtttaaaagaaaaggaaaaacaatgGACAAGTGTGCATCGTGGAAAACCTTGACTTATCATGAACCGCATACAAATATCATTAACTTTTGCCTTGCTCCAATGAGTATGGATTATATCATACACATACACACGCCTTCTTTCAACTTTCAAGTTCAACTTTGGAGGTGTTCATCAATGGTGTCATTATTGCAAATGCTCCTACTAATCAAGAAACATCAGGATTACTGTGACCCTCACCAAGACAGTTTCAGAATCACaggattttgaattttatatgtataatattctGAAGCTAAGGGTGATGTTTGACATGAAAGTAGTTTCTCTCTTCCATTGTTGAATCGGGTGGCTAGAGTTAGTAATCATTGCCTAGAAAAGTTTGATCAGCAACACAGacaaggaaatatatatatacacacacacggAGCATTCTAATTTCTAAGCAAATAATAACAAAGCTTTAAGCAACTTGCTTACCTTATTCTAATGAAACTTAGTAGGCACGTGAAGGTGGGGAAACCTTGAAATCCCGGAAAAGATAGGGAGGATTGTAGACAAGGGAGGGATGTCTGGTGGGGAAGAGGTCACAAAGCGACAGGCACACGGGGGTAATCATGTGAAGCATATGTTTGACACATGACAGATCTTTTACTTTAATGGTGCGAGTGAATTCAGGCAGGCAGACACCTACATCTCCCCCATGTAACctctcttctttcttcactcCTCTCCAACATCCCAAACTTTACCTCCGGGATATTCCTATTACATGCATTGCATAATGATCAAAAATGAAAACAGGTGTCGGATTTTAAGTAAAGGTCACATCACATGGGTAAATCTGAGTAGCATTAAAACTTTAAAGACGAATGTTTTGTTcctttatgaaaaataaagatttgatttgattagattagattagagCACAAGTTTGCtactaattatatattatatatcataaacatatcatagtTGTTTTGTGGTAGTATGATTAGTTCGAGGGATCCTCTTTGTTGATGGATGAGAATCCTTGAGATACTGAATTGCAAAAAGATCCATGCATGTGATGAGATGTCAATCAtgtcattttcttttacaatatTTGGTTGGTAGGTCGAGTTCGTGAGAATCATGGTTTTTACATGCATGGATTGGGGTATATCATCATCATCGTGTACATATACACGCCATTTTATATTGAATCAGCatatatctaaatatatatacacatatgatGAGTTCCAATGTTGGATATGATTTGtttgtatataatataaaaatctacAAGGATTGATCAAGCTTGCATTAACATATTTGGATTTAAGGTTTGTTTGGATTAGCAGTGTATTTATATTcggtgaggttaaaaataaCAGCGGCGATGAGATTAATTATTGTAGCAATGAGATTGAATACTGTAACAATAAGATTATAAACAACAGTGGGATGtatgtttggattcaaacgcagtCATAGCGATGAGGTGATAATAGAAAAAGGATTATTAATGACATTAGattagaaattatatataataaaagttttttaaattattttacttttacgaGATtcttaaaatatgtgaatttataaatttatttaataaaatcttaattttaaaaaattaaaatcatatttttttttgttaaggttaaatattttatatcaaattatagttttaaatatatatcttttgaataattaaaatatatatttatcataataaaaagtttatatattattataaaatttcttatataatagCATAATTATTAATACCTACTTCCTATAattactaaatatatatatttgttcttgtaacaccccacaccTGACCCGATTGTCGAATCCGGATATGGAGCGTCACGAATCAAAATCGTTGAAATAactaatacatttttaaaaccaaCATTCCATATTGGCGGGTACCCGCTTACCAAAGCGGTgtcccatttttttgaaaatatgtggTTGAAAGCGAATTAAAAATAGAACCACGCTACTTCAAAAGATTAAAAGACACAAGTAAATAGCGTTTGGGGGAAGCTTAGAAAATATCCACAAGCtccaataaaatttcttattgagTTATCGCTCGAGCAATGATTTAAAAActcaaatcattttaatttgataacaCCATAAACCACTTTTAATAATAAGCCAATAAGGTTACAAATAAACATTCATAAATACAAAGTATCGTTTCTCAAAATACAGGTTAATGACTTTCAAATGGTGGCATCTACCAATCATCATAATACCCCCAACAAATACATGTCACacgaaataaaacaaagaaggaTTAGAAATGTGTTGCTATTATGGTTGATTCCCTACTATCACGACGTTCAACCTAAGAACCTGGAAATAAGAAGAAGAGATTAGGTAAGTTCAAGAGAACTTAGTGAATTTTCGGGACATAAAATCCCATAATAAAGACCATCAGacattaaaagattagaatcaaACTGGCAACTAACACGCCATATCTAGCAGATACAATTCTCTCTGATCCAAAGTATTCGCTGGCGGATACTCTCACAATCAAACCTAGCCTACTGGTGGAGACTATCTGTTTTTGGAAACTTGCATATGACGGACACGAGCACAATTGCTCTGCATATACACCACTTTTGCGAACTACCCTAATATAACTGTCAAATATACTGCTTACATTTCATTCAACGTGCACTCTTTATTTTACACACTTGCACTATTTTTTTCCTACATACTTCATTCTTTGTGCTAGCTTCTGATCCTAGTTTTGAAAAACTATTTTGCCTGTATCTTCATACCACTCATTAGATTTATTTACTAGTCATAACCTCCATACCCCCAACATCCCTTATTGTATTCGAACATGTAGGTGTTCCCCCGCAAGGTCGAATTTTCACCTGTCACAGATACAGAACTTGCGCACCAAATGAAGGAGTATTTATACCATGAACATACCAAACTTTTGTGTTTGTTTAATAGTTTATACCTTTGTATGCACCAACTCCTTAAACACATTTCCTTAGACACGAGTACCATAACTAAAGAACAGAGCCACTTACCTCATTGTATAGTGATAAAGGTTAaatgaaataacacagataatAGACtcaatgtatgaatgaattcaCCAGAACTCTTTACTCAGAGCTTTATCTACTCTACAGGTTCCTTTCCTTTGGCACTGGGActttctctcatttctttggctaaaataataaaacgacttctttaaacatcaaaaacaaccaaaactttataaaataacatgaatCTGTAGACATGCAAACAATTTCTGGATAGAAGTTTCCTTGCTATCCAGTAACTAAATGAAAATCCTATTGAACCTATCTTACAACAACTTCTTTCTATCTAGTAAAActtaaagaaaagtttaaaagtttACTGGGAGATAGCTTAAGACAGAAGCTCAGACAGCACCTTCGTTAAAGATGAAGAACTCTTCTGGTTTTCTTCGATAATAACAAAGACTAGCAGAGAAGATAAAACAAAAGTCTTCTCTCCACTACCGGACTATCTTATTTATAGAGAACTCATATCTAAATCACATACAGGTTAACTCTAATTAGTAATTATTCTCACACGCTTTCACTAATTAATCACATCCTAAGAGACTCGCCTTGTGTCTTATTTTTTGACACATTACCTCCACtagtaggggtgtgcaaaattagggtaaaaccgaaaaaattcggttaatcggtcggttaactgaattttttcggtcaggggtcggttaattattttttaatttttcagttaacggttaattcggttcgaaaccggtcggttaaccgaatttttttggtttaaccgaaaaaattaataaataaaattataatatataaataggcccactattcacctaaacccaattcaaacccaagtattcaacccaactcaattacccaacccaacccaatcaaattacaaataatttaataagtaaaaataaatttctaaaactaaaactaaaactaaagtctgaaagtctaaaaataatttaattatgtagtgatttaattcgggtaatttggttaattcggttaacggttaattcggttaatttttaaccaaaaataaaaaatatataattttcggttaattcggttaaccgaccgaattaaccgaaaaaatttcggttcggttactttttttgaaaaaatttcggttcggttaacggttaaaaaatttgaaaagtcgattaattcggttaatattatttcgggtcggttaaccgaatgaacacccctatcCACTGGGatgttaaatgactaaaacgcgTCCCACTAATTACTACACTTACATTAGTAGCGACACAAAAAACACGAGTGGCAGGCTTATTAGGGGAAAAGTCCGCCTAATAAAGTTCCCTCCACAACAAATAACTTGCCAATTCATGAAGTAGAACTCCGCAATATCGGCGAAGTTCTACGAAATACTTCACCACAAAGTTACCAACTTTATCCCATCTGAGTCTTACGGCTTAAGCAGTCTTTACCAGCGTAGTCTCTCAAACAATACTAGTTTGCCAAATGAGAGTGTAACAAGTGCAATAcgataatataattaatttttatgaagcACACATTCAAAACAAAAAGCACAACCaccttgtaaaatataataaaaaaaccaaaacaaaacaggTAAAAATGGTAAAAGGCAAATTCACCGAACTTTTTTTATATTGGAGTTCCTTGCTTTAGTTAAAAACCGAGTGCCCAATGCGATGAAATCTCTTCATTGGCAAAATTTAATGTCATTCAAATAGATGATTGAAGTGCGTTACACCATTTTCAAGAACAATCGTATTTCACTGGAGGCAACCGAGCATCCAAAAGAGCCTTTAATCTCTTTGGATTGAGTTATCCTTAAGATTCCTGAAAATCTAAGAAAATGGTCGAAAAGAAAAGCCAAGTTGTTAATTTGTAATATGTAAAAGTGTTGTCAAATCTTTTTTTTaggtaaatgataaaatatgcaaaatatatatatttaaaaaattttatgagaTAATATTTGCTACAatattagtatataaatttcatgtatcattattaaataataacatgacatattatcattaaattaaataaaagatatagaggacttgtaaataaatattaatgattttatttaagcataattaaacattaaatgtagttattataattaaatatttataatattcgGATTTAGGATATTGAGtttaagagtttagggtttataaatttagcatttatttataattaattattatttaattatgttcttATAAAGTTATTAGTATTTACTTATAAATACTccactattttttgttttatttattgatgaaataTCTTATCCACGGATAGTGCATCAAATATTCtcctatattttatagtatttaagcttataatattattttgctCCTATCTCAAATTCTATATTCATTCTAGTAGTGAAAAAAAAGATTTCTTTTTACGAGAATAATGTTTTCTGTTCTCAAAATATAAATCacaattatatgattttgttatatatt
This genomic window contains:
- the LOC105802552 gene encoding uncharacterized protein LOC105802552, whose translation is MFYRSVVFPSISERKRNSNRSKTDTVMASSSSSSALKSQPLHNFQLHDLKWAMNHTSNHRLRKLSDSLHKSPQRGESGSESDNNRKVNPVCEARSKIGHSSGFSPDHRTGKSERKFIDGSDVLVDCNSDKKVDPSDARSKIYIRFPAKNDKSVDEVADVGDQSLITEDIEELVPKTWNLRPRKPIYKPLNHNGSSLKIGAAAHENKTHRSEATRSRNVTESKAAEKKEKKQKFSVSLSRDEIDDDIFAMTGSKASRRPKKRAKSVQKQLDCVFPGLWLASVTPDCYRVTEAPVKG